DNA sequence from the uncultured Ilyobacter sp. genome:
CATCTACAGCGATAAATGACACATCTACACTTTTCATCAGATTGATAAACTTTGGACTTAAAAGTCTTTCAGGAGCAAGATAGAGAATCTTAGTCTTTCCCATCCTTATCTCCCTCATAGTCTTTACAAACTCCTCTTTAGAAAGAGAAGAATTTACAAATGCTGCTGATATTCCAAGATTATTCAGTGTATCCACCTGATCTTTCATAAGAGATATAAGAGGAGACACCACGAGAGTTATCCCTTGAAACATAAGTGCAGGTATCTGATAGCATATAGATTTCCCTCCCCCAGTTGGCATTACAGCAAGGATATCTCTTTTCATAAGAATGCTTTTTACCACTTTTTCCTGACCGTATCTAAAGGAGTCGTACCCATATATATTTTTTAAAATTCTCCTTGCTTTTCCCAACATTTTTTACCTCTTTTTATTTTCTTTATAATGAAATTATAACAAATATGCTGATAATTTCAACAATTAAAAATTCTATCCTAGCTATATAAGTAATTTTATGGTTTCTAGGTCTTTTAAACAAAGAGCTTCTATTGATCTAAGTTGTCCACTTTGACAAAACATTATATCTATTGCCAAAACATAATTTTTTAGTCACAGATGACAAAAACAAATAAAAGGCTAAATTTATTTTAATTTTATTTTCTTTGAAAAAATAGTATAATCTATCTTTAGGAAAATTCAAATAAACCGATTAAAGGACAGGGTGCTTTCATAAGATGAAAAAATTTAAAAAAGTATATGTGGAAATAACAAATATATGTAACTTAAGCTGTCATTTCTGCTCAAAGAGTAAAAGAAAACAGGAATATATGAAATTAGATTCTTTTGAAAGAATTCTAAATGAAATAAAGCCTTTTACAGATTATATCTATCTCCATGTAAAGGGGGAACCACTTTTACACCCTCAATTAGAAGAGTTTCTAGATTTGGCCCACAGCAGAGGATTCAGGGTTAACATCACAACTAACGGGTCATTTATAGGGGGTATAGGGGAGAGTTTACTAACTAAACCAGCCCTGCGACAGATAAATTTTTCCTTACATAGTTTTGGTGAGAATCCAGAAAATATTCATAAAAATAATTATCTCCGAGACATTTTGTTTTTTTCCAAAAAGGCTCTGAAAAACACTGATATCATAGTATCTCTGAGACTTTGGAACTACGATAAAAAAGTCAAAGATGAAACTCAGAAGGGAAATAATGAGATTCTTCAAATATTAGAAAAAGAATTCAAACTGGATTATAAGATCTCCCATATCCTAAATCCCGGAAAAGGTCTTAAAATAACCGACAGACTCTATTTGAATTCCGACTATCAATTCAAATGGCCAGATACAGATGATACCTATGAAGATGCAGCTGGATTCTGTTATGGTATGAGGACCCATACTGCTATATTAGTTGACGGAACTGTAGTTCCCTGCTGCCTTGACGGTGAGGGGACTATAAATCTAGGAAATATTTTTAACGAGAGTTTTAGAAACATAATTAATAGCGAAAAGGCCAAGGCTATTTACAACGGTTTTTCCGAGAAAACCGCTGTAGAAAAACTTTGTAAAAAATGTCAGTTTAAAATCTGAGCCTCATAAAAAAAGGATAAAAGATCAGGCAGTGTATCTATTGTACACTGCCTGATCTTTTCCTCATAAGCCTCTATACCGCATCTTCCTCGGCTTTTTCAGATTTTTTAAATCTTTTCTTAAGTTTTTCACTAGCTCCCATAATTATTATATAAAATACCGGAACAAAGAATATTAATAGTAGTGTTGCAGAAAGCATCCCTCCTGCAGTGGCAGTACCTAGCGACCGACGACTTTCCGCTCCTGCTCCTGTTGCATAGGTCAGAGGTAAAACTCCCAATATAAATGTAAATGCTGTCATCAATATAGGTCTGAATCTCAGACGAGAAGCCTCAAGTGCTGATTCAACAAGAGACATCCCTGAGTTGCTCTCCTCTTTGGCAAATTCAGATATCAAAATAGCAGTCTTACAGGTCATGGCTATGAGAAGCACGATACCTAGCTGAGTATAGACGTTGACATCCATCTGTCTTATTGACAAAGCTGTAACTGTCCCCAAAACAGCTAGGGGAACAGTTAAAACAATTGTAAGTGGAAGAGTCCAGCTTTCATACTGGGCACATAATACAAGATATACAAACAACACTGCCAGTCCAAATATAAATATTATATTCCCTTCAGCGGCCTTTTCCTGATAGGACATCCCTGTCCATTCAAACCCCATGGAAGAAGGAAGATTTTCATTAGCAAGCTCCTCCATTATCAGCATTGCTTCTCCGGAACTTGTAAAACCAGCACCTTGTCCGCTTATACTTGCTGAAGGATACATATTATACCTCGTGATAATCTGAGGACCTACAGCCTCTTCTACAGAGAGAACTGTACCCATGGGTACCATTTCGCCTTTCTCATTACGCACTTCTAGTTTTTTTATATCTTCAGCTGTTGCTCTGTAGTCAGCACTGGCTTGGGCTCTTACCTGATAATTACGTCCAAACTGATTAAAGTCATTGACATATGTAGAACCTAAATTTCCCTGAAGAGTGTTAAATATATTAGACAGAGGTATTTTCAATGTTTTAGCCTGTGTTCTGTCTAAAACCGTTAATAGCTGGGGTACATTAGCTCTGTAAGTACTGTATACCCTTGTGAGCTTAGACTGTGAATTTGCATTCATAACTATATTCTGTACTGCCTTTTCCAAGTTTGCAGATCCAGCACTGGCTCTGTCCTGTACTTGCATCTGAAAACCTCCGGCATTTCCAAGACCTCTTATTGGTGGAGGAGTAAATACCAGAATTCTGGCTTCTTGAATATCACTTATACTTTTAGATACTTCACCCATAATTTTATCCATACTAAGCCCGGATTTTTTACGCTCTTCCCAAGGTTTAAAGACTAACCAAAAGGCGGCATTGTTTGAAGCTGCAGCTCCATCCATAATAGAATATCCTGAGATAGCTATTCTATTTTCAAGGCCTTCTACTTTTTCTAGACGTTTGGTAATCTTATCTACAACTTCCTTGGTTCTAGTAAGAGAGGCGGCATCAGGAAGTTGTACATTTATCATGGCATAACCCAAATCTTCCTTTGGAACGAATCCCTTTGGAAGAGAATCATATTTCCAGAATACTCCTAAAGTCATGATTATAAAAGCCAGTATCATAACTGCCCCACGCCTTACAACAGAGGTGAGAATTCTTGCATACCCCTTCTGAGTTCTACCAAAAGCTGAATTAAATGCCCTTGTAAATATATTGTGTTTTTTATTCGGGTTCTTTGGTCTCAAGAAGATCGCACATAAGGCTGGACTCAAAGTAAGTGCATTTATAGAACTAAATATAGTTGCTGTTGCTATGGTAAGTGCAAACTGTCGGTAAAGCTGCCCTGTAATACCGCCTAGAAATGCCGTAGGAATAAAAACAGACAGCAAAACCAAAGTTGTAGCTATTACCGGTCCGGTTATCTCTTCCATCGCCTTTATAGCAGCATCACGAGGTGCAAGATTATTCTCATCTATATTTCTTACAGCGTTCTCAACCACTATTATGGCATCATCTACGACTATACCTATAGCCAATACCAGACCGAATAGTGATAGTGTATTTATACTTACCCCCAAGACAGCCATTACTGCAAAGGTACCGATTAGCGATACTGGAATTGCCACTGTTGGTATCAGAGTAGCCCTCCAGTCTTCAAGAAATAAAAGAATAGTCAAAAAAACTAATATAACAGATATAAAAAGTGTTTCGATTACTTCATCTATTGAAGACTTTACAAAAGTCGTTGTATCAAAGGGAATGCTAGCCTTCATCCCATCAGGAAATTTTTGGCTTAATTCATCAATTTTTCCTTTTACCCCCTCTGCTACCTTTAGGGCATTAGCTTCTGGCTGAAGGAATACAGCTATGGCAGCTGAAGGCTGACCATTGAGTTGGTTAGATATGTTGTAACTCTGAGACCCAAGCTCCACCTTTGCTATGTCTCTGACTCTTATCATTCCCCCGTCATTTGTTGTTTTAACTATGATATTTTCAAATTCTTCTGTACTGTTTAATTTACCCCTCATATTTACAGTAAACTGGAAGTTTTGATCCACAGGCGATGGTTCCTGTCCAACCTGACCTGCTGCCACCTGGATATTTTGTTCTCTGACAGCATTTACTACATCTGTACTTGTGAGGCCTCTTGCCTTAAGCTTATCAGGATATAACCATATCCTCATACTATAGTCACCGGCACCAAAGACTGTTATACCACCTACACCCTTTATTCTAGAAAGTTCATCTTTTATATTAAGTGTCGCATAGTTACTCAGAAAAAGGTTGTCATGCATTGGATTTTCTGAGGTAAGACTGGCAAATAGTAGTATATTTGAAGACCTTTTTTCTGTGGTTACTCCCTGACGCTGAACCTCTTCAGGTAAGGAAGATAAGGCTTGAGATACACGGTTTTGGACTAGGTTTTGTGCCACGTCCATATCTGTCCCAACCTCAAAGGTAACACTCAGTGAATACTCTCCACTATTAGAACTGTTACTAGACATGTAAATCATATTCTCTACTCCGTTGACCTCTCCCTCTATAGGCTGGGCCACAGTGAGTGATATAGTCTCTGCATTTGCTCCTGGATAGACTGCCGATACTTGTACTGTTGGGGGAGCTATTTCTGGATACTGGGCTACTGGAAGAGATTTCATAGTCACCAGTCCTGCAATGACTATTACAATTGATATAACTCCGGCAAAAATGGGACGTTTTATAAAAAATTTACTAAACATTATTTATTCCTCCTAAATAGATTAATTTTCCGTTTTAGGACTTTTATTTTCTGAGTTTTCTTCATCTATAGGAGAAACTTCACGTCCTGGATAAGCCATCTGGATACCTTTTACAATTATGTTATCACTTGGCTCTATTCCTGATTTTATAACCCTCATTCCATTTATGAGATCTCCGATCTCAACATGTTTATACTCGACAATATTTTCATTATTTACAGCTAATAAATAATACCCCTGTTGATCCCTTCCAACTATTTGATCTGGTACAAGAAGGGCATTTTCTATGGTTTTTTCAGATATTTTAATGTTGGCAAACATTCCAGGTAGAATATCTTTTTTACTGTTTTCAAAGACAGCCCTTACCTGTATATTTCCAGTTCCTGGATTTACCCTGTTATTTATATAGTCTATTTTTCCCTTATGAGAAAAATCCTTATTTAAAAGTCCTAAATATATTTCAGTGGAATCGGCCCGACTGTTTAATAAGTCAGATTCAATAATATCTCTTTCATTTACGTTAAAATATACATAGATAGAGTCATCTTTTATAATAGTTGCAAGGAGGGTATTTTCTCCGGCTCCTATTAGGTTTCCTGCGTCTACAAGATTTCTATCTATACGTCCGCTTATAGGTGCATGTATTGTTGTATAAGACAAATTAAGCTCTGCTGTTTCTACTGCAGCTTTTGCAGATTCTATTGCAGCTTTTGCCACCTCTACGTCAGCTCTTGCCTGAATAACACTTACTTCACTTACAGCACGCTCTTTATAAGCCATTTCCATTCTCTGAAAAGTTGCTTCGGCAGCCTTGAGTTTTGATATTTCTATTGCAAGTTGTGCCTTGGCTTCACCAAGTTTTGCATTATAAGGACGCTGATCTATAACAAATAGCAGGTCACCTTTTTTTACAAAAGAACCTGGCTTAAACATTACCTTTTCTAAATACCCCTCTACTCGGGGTCTTATCTCTACAGAATCCATAGCCTCAGTAAGTCCCGTAAATTCCAAATAATTTGTAACATTTTTCTGTACAGGCTTGCTCACTGTCACCTTAGATGGAGGTGGCGGAGAGTAGGTATTTTCCTTCTCGCATCCTGTAAAAAGTGTTCCCATAATGAGAATTGTAAAAATCAGGGTGTAAATTTTTCTATTTTTAGACTCCATATAAATGCTCCTTTTAAATTATATTTTTAATTTTTAGAATTTATTTCTGAGTTTTTACGATAGAATCAGGGTCCCATCCTCCACCTAGAGCTGCATAAAGACGTACAAAGTTTTCTGCACTGTCTCCTCTAGCTTGGGCTAATCTGTCTTCAGAAGTAAACTGACTTAGTTGAGAATTTAAAACATTTTCAAAATCTACAAGCCCCTGTTTATAGAGGTTAAGAGAAAGCTCCACTGTTTTTTTAGATGCTTTCACTGTCTTTTCCAAATGTTTTAGACGCATACTGTCTTCTGTATATGCTGTCATTGTATTCTCCGCTTCATTTAATGCATTAAGTACTGTGCTCTCATACTGAATAGCCTTTTGACGTACAATTGCATCCTGCACATCGATTTGATTTAATATACTTCCCCCGGAAAATATATTCCATCTCAAAGAAGGCCCTATTGAAAAATAATTTCCTCCTGAACTAAATAAATTTCCACTTGATACTGATTGATATCCAAATGATCCAGAAAGAGAAAACTGCGGATAAAGGTCTGCCTTGGCAATACCTACACGAGCTGTTTCTACTGCTAATTGACGCTCTGCACTTCTGATGTCAGGACGTTGTCTCAAAATGTCTGCAGGAACCCCTATAGCCGCATCTGCAGGAGGCACAGGTATAGCTTTTTTTTCAGACATCAACTGATTCAGTTCTCCAGGATTTCGTCCTAGTAAAACAGCCATGGTGTTTATAGCTTCTGACAATTGTATTCTAAGAGGTGGCACAGTAGCTTCTGAACTGGCAAGAGCCTGTTCTGCCTGGGCTACTTCTAAGGCTGTAGCCAACCCATACTTAAATCTTGCTTCTGTTATCCTCAAAACTTCTCTCTGAAGTTCAATATTTGAATTTGAAGCCTCTAGCCTAGCCTGATAAGTTCTTATTTTTATATAGTTAAGGGCTATTCTGGAATTAATTGATATTATTACGTCATTTTTATCTTCCTGGGCCACTTCATAATTGGCTTTGGCAGCCTCTATACTCCGCCTCACACGACCAAAAAGGTCTATCTCCCAGCCAGCTTCAAGCCCAAGTCCTTTATAAGTATTTGTGGCACCAGTATAACCTGCATTTTCACTGGTCTTTTGTCTCAGAAGATCCCCTTCTACAGACAAGCTTGGGACTCTGTTACCAGTTACTACACCTAGTCTAGAACGGTATTCATCTACACGTGCCAAGGCCTCTTTTAAGTCTAGGTTACTACCTGAGGCTTCTTTTATGAGTTCATCTAACATGGGATCATCAAATAACTTCCACCACTGTTCAGACAACCTATTTTCATTATTAAAATTTACTTTCTTTTCTCCGTTCCATTTTTCCGGTACTTTTACCTTTGGCGAGACATAGTCAGGTCCCACAGCAGTACATCCAGTGAAAACCAGTACAGCTGACAAGGTCAGGGCTGCAGGTATTTTTTTTAATCTCAGCTTTTCTTTTCCCCTCATTCTTTTCAACTCCGATATTTTAATTTTTTATCTATTCAAATTTTTTGCAAGCTAAATTTAGTTAATTTTTAACTAACTATTTTTATGAAAATATCTTTAACTAAACAGTTTTCTAAATATTTTTATAAAATTACTTATTTCCTCATCTGTAAGTGAATCTAATCTTTCTTTTGCAAACTTTTCTGCAGATAGCTCCTTTAACCTCACTATATTTTTACC
Encoded proteins:
- a CDS encoding SPASM domain-containing protein; protein product: MKKFKKVYVEITNICNLSCHFCSKSKRKQEYMKLDSFERILNEIKPFTDYIYLHVKGEPLLHPQLEEFLDLAHSRGFRVNITTNGSFIGGIGESLLTKPALRQINFSLHSFGENPENIHKNNYLRDILFFSKKALKNTDIIVSLRLWNYDKKVKDETQKGNNEILQILEKEFKLDYKISHILNPGKGLKITDRLYLNSDYQFKWPDTDDTYEDAAGFCYGMRTHTAILVDGTVVPCCLDGEGTINLGNIFNESFRNIINSEKAKAIYNGFSEKTAVEKLCKKCQFKI
- a CDS encoding multidrug efflux RND transporter permease subunit, producing MFSKFFIKRPIFAGVISIVIVIAGLVTMKSLPVAQYPEIAPPTVQVSAVYPGANAETISLTVAQPIEGEVNGVENMIYMSSNSSNSGEYSLSVTFEVGTDMDVAQNLVQNRVSQALSSLPEEVQRQGVTTEKRSSNILLFASLTSENPMHDNLFLSNYATLNIKDELSRIKGVGGITVFGAGDYSMRIWLYPDKLKARGLTSTDVVNAVREQNIQVAAGQVGQEPSPVDQNFQFTVNMRGKLNSTEEFENIIVKTTNDGGMIRVRDIAKVELGSQSYNISNQLNGQPSAAIAVFLQPEANALKVAEGVKGKIDELSQKFPDGMKASIPFDTTTFVKSSIDEVIETLFISVILVFLTILLFLEDWRATLIPTVAIPVSLIGTFAVMAVLGVSINTLSLFGLVLAIGIVVDDAIIVVENAVRNIDENNLAPRDAAIKAMEEITGPVIATTLVLLSVFIPTAFLGGITGQLYRQFALTIATATIFSSINALTLSPALCAIFLRPKNPNKKHNIFTRAFNSAFGRTQKGYARILTSVVRRGAVMILAFIIMTLGVFWKYDSLPKGFVPKEDLGYAMINVQLPDAASLTRTKEVVDKITKRLEKVEGLENRIAISGYSIMDGAAASNNAAFWLVFKPWEERKKSGLSMDKIMGEVSKSISDIQEARILVFTPPPIRGLGNAGGFQMQVQDRASAGSANLEKAVQNIVMNANSQSKLTRVYSTYRANVPQLLTVLDRTQAKTLKIPLSNIFNTLQGNLGSTYVNDFNQFGRNYQVRAQASADYRATAEDIKKLEVRNEKGEMVPMGTVLSVEEAVGPQIITRYNMYPSASISGQGAGFTSSGEAMLIMEELANENLPSSMGFEWTGMSYQEKAAEGNIIFIFGLAVLFVYLVLCAQYESWTLPLTIVLTVPLAVLGTVTALSIRQMDVNVYTQLGIVLLIAMTCKTAILISEFAKEESNSGMSLVESALEASRLRFRPILMTAFTFILGVLPLTYATGAGAESRRSLGTATAGGMLSATLLLIFFVPVFYIIIMGASEKLKKRFKKSEKAEEDAV
- a CDS encoding efflux RND transporter periplasmic adaptor subunit; translation: MESKNRKIYTLIFTILIMGTLFTGCEKENTYSPPPPSKVTVSKPVQKNVTNYLEFTGLTEAMDSVEIRPRVEGYLEKVMFKPGSFVKKGDLLFVIDQRPYNAKLGEAKAQLAIEISKLKAAEATFQRMEMAYKERAVSEVSVIQARADVEVAKAAIESAKAAVETAELNLSYTTIHAPISGRIDRNLVDAGNLIGAGENTLLATIIKDDSIYVYFNVNERDIIESDLLNSRADSTEIYLGLLNKDFSHKGKIDYINNRVNPGTGNIQVRAVFENSKKDILPGMFANIKISEKTIENALLVPDQIVGRDQQGYYLLAVNNENIVEYKHVEIGDLINGMRVIKSGIEPSDNIIVKGIQMAYPGREVSPIDEENSENKSPKTEN
- a CDS encoding efflux transporter outer membrane subunit, with the translated sequence MRGKEKLRLKKIPAALTLSAVLVFTGCTAVGPDYVSPKVKVPEKWNGEKKVNFNNENRLSEQWWKLFDDPMLDELIKEASGSNLDLKEALARVDEYRSRLGVVTGNRVPSLSVEGDLLRQKTSENAGYTGATNTYKGLGLEAGWEIDLFGRVRRSIEAAKANYEVAQEDKNDVIISINSRIALNYIKIRTYQARLEASNSNIELQREVLRITEARFKYGLATALEVAQAEQALASSEATVPPLRIQLSEAINTMAVLLGRNPGELNQLMSEKKAIPVPPADAAIGVPADILRQRPDIRSAERQLAVETARVGIAKADLYPQFSLSGSFGYQSVSSGNLFSSGGNYFSIGPSLRWNIFSGGSILNQIDVQDAIVRQKAIQYESTVLNALNEAENTMTAYTEDSMRLKHLEKTVKASKKTVELSLNLYKQGLVDFENVLNSQLSQFTSEDRLAQARGDSAENFVRLYAALGGGWDPDSIVKTQK